The genomic stretch ATATCAACAAGCACAACAAGCGCTTGAAAAAGCTAAAACACAATGTGGTCTTCCACAACTTACGCCAGAAAATGCAGCGGATTTCCACTTCGAGTTTGAACAAAAACTTGATGAGATGATGGAAACCTTATTAGATTTTGAACAAAAAATGGCAATCTCTAATACCGCAAAAAATCAGTTTGACGAGGCATATCAATTATTGCGTAAAATGGTTGGTGATGTTGCTCGTGAAGATGCATGGCAAATTGCGCAAGAAGTGTTGGATATGTATCCACAACAAAAAATGCAAGCCCAACTGGCGCCACAACTTCGTGCGAAATTACAAGAGCTTGATAAACGTCTTGCACAACAAAAAAATGCACTCCAACAATTACGTGAGTTTAATCAACGCACAGGCTTAACGCTTGATACGGCTGAGGCTTTCGCTGAATATGCAGAAGAAAAAACAGCTGAAGCGGAAGAATTAGAAGCGCAATTAGTGGAATTAACAGAAACACGCTCTGAACTTCGCCAAAATCAAGCAACATTGAATGCGCAATATCAAGAAAAATCTGCGCTTGCGCCAAGTTGGTTGGTGGCACAATCCGCATTAGACCGTTTAAGTGAACAAAGTGGTACGCAATTTACCTCAAGCCAAGACGTTACCCAGTTTATGCAAACGCTTTTAGAAAAAGAACGTGCATTAGGCTTAAAACGTGAACAGCTTGCCGCAAAACGTCAACAATTAGACGATCAAATCGCACGCCTAAGCTTACCAGATGGCGCAGATGATCCACGCTTAACTCAGTTAGCAGAACGTTTCCAAGGTGTCTTGCTGTCAGAATTGTATGATGATGTGCCTGTTGAGGACGCGCCATATTTCTCCGCACTTTATGGACCTGCTCGCCATGGTATCGTGGTACGCGATCTTGCAGCGATTAAAGATGAATTAGCGACCTTAACTGATTGCCCTGATGATCTATATTTTATCGAAGGCGATCCAGCAAGCTTTGATGACAATGTTTACACTTCAGAAGAATGTGAACATGGGGTAGTGGTTCAAGTATCTGGACGTGAATTACGTTATTCTACTTTCCCACAAATTCCATTATTTGGACGAGCTGCACGTGAAAAACAATTAGAAGTTTTACAAACAGAACGTGAAATTGTCCAAGAAGAATACGCAAGCGTTGCGTTTGACGTACAAAAATGCCAACGCCTATCTGAAAACTTCAGCCAATTTGTTGGGCTACATTTAGCACTCGCTTTCCAACCGAATCCAGAAGAACAGTTAGCGATTATCCAACAACAACGCAACGAAGTGGAACGTGATTTAACCGCCGTACAAAATCAACAACAACAGGCTCAACAACAGCTTTCATCAATTAAAGGGCAATTACAGCTTATTGCGAAAATTACCCCTGCATTGGATCTTATCGCTGATGAAAGTTTAATGGAAGAATATGAGCTACGCCGTGAAGAACTAGTTCAAGCAGAAGAAGATGAACAATTTGTTCGTCAAAATAATGTGACAATGTCACAATTTATGCCAATCGTCAATGCGTTACGTAGCGATCCGGCAAATTATGACAAACTGGTTGCCGATTACGCTCAAATCCAGCAACAACAAAAACGCTTACAACAACATCGTTTCTTACTTGCCGAGGTGGTGCAACGCCAAGCGCACTTTGCCTATGCGGATGTTGCTGTCGCTGAAACCAGTGAATTAAATAAACAATTACGTGCGCAACTCGAGCAAGCACAACAACGTCGTGAAACCTTGCGTGAAAACGTACGCCAAAAACACGCACGCGCAACGCAATATCGCCAAGTGTTAATCGAATTAACCAGTGCCTTGCAAGAAAAAAATAAAATGTTGCAAGAATTGATCACCGAAGTAGGACAGCTTGGTGTACGTGTTGATGCAAATTCAGAAGAATTGGCGCGCGAACGTCGTGATAATTTACATCAACAATTAGCGAACAATCGCCAACGCCGTCAATTCGTTGAAAAACAATTAACCTTAATTGAAAGCGAAAGCGAAAACCTTACTCGCCGTATTCACAAAGCAGAACGCGATTACCATACGCAACGTGAAATCGTGGTGGCGGCTAAAGCAAGTTGGGAAGTGGTATTGCGCCTTTCTCGTCAAGCCGATATGGAAAAACGCCTCAATCGCCGTGAATTTGCGTATCTTTCTAGCGAAGAACTTCGCTCAATGTCGGATAAAGCCCTCGGGGCATTACGCACAGCGGTAGCGGATAATGAATACTTGCGTGATAGTTTACGTGCCTCAGAAGACAACCGTAAGCCTGAAAATAAAGTGCGATTCTTCATTGCGGTTTACCAACATCTTCGTGAACGTATCCGCCAAGACATCATTAAAACCGATGATCCGATTGATGCAATCGAACAAATGGAAGTGGAATTAGCACGCTTAACTGAAGAATTGACAACCCGTGAGAAAAAACTCGCAATTAGTTCTGAAAGTGTGGCGAACATCATGCGTAAAACGATTCAACGGGAAGAAAACCGTATTCGTATGCTGAACCAAGGCTTACAAAATATCGCATTTGGTCAGGTGAAATCAGTACGCTTGGTGGTGAATATTCGAGAAAGTCATGCAGCATTATTAGATGCATTGACCAATAAAGCCGAAAATCAAGACTTGTTTAACGATAACCGCATTACGTTCTCGGAAGCGATGGCAAAACTTTACCAACGCCTCAACCCACAAATCGATATGGGGCAACGTTCTGCGCAAACCATCGGTGAAGCATTGCTTGATTACCGTAATTACTTAGACTTAGAAGTTGAAGTTTACCGTGGTACAGACGGTTGGTTACGTGCAGAAAGTGGCGCACTCTCTACAGGTGAGGCTATCGGTACAGGTATGTCTATCTTATTAATGGTAGTACAAAGCTGGGAAGAAGAAAGTCGCCGTATCCGTGCGAAAGATATCTTGCCATGTCGTTTACTCTTCCTCGATGAAGCCGCACGTCTAGATGCGAAATCTATCGCAACACTGTTTGAACTCTGCGAACGCCTCGATATGCAACTGCTTATCGCCGCCCCAGAAAACATCAGCCCAGAAAAAGGAACAACCTACAAACTGGTGCGTAAAATCACCAACAACCACGAACACGTCCACGTGGTCGGTCTAAGAGGCTTCGGCGCCCGAGAAGAATAACCTTTAAAAAACACGCCCCCATTTTCCATAAAATTTTGCGAAAATCGGGGCGTGAGTTTTTGTTTTTAATGGAGTAACAATGCAATCTCATACCGAATTAATGTTCCCCGTTTTACAGTTTTTTAGTGATGGGGAAGTGCATACCAAATCAGAAACTTGTGACTATGGGAAAAGCCATTTTGGATTTTCTCCACAAGAATTAGAAGAAAGACTAAATTCTGGCGGATTAACCTATCGGAGCCGTATTGAATGGGCGATTACCTATTTATCCTACACGAAAGCGCTCAATGATACGACACGCCTTTTGCAACGCACAAAGCGTGCTACCTATCAAATTACGCCACTAGGGAAAAAATTAGCACAAGATAAAAATGCCTATCTCAACTGGTATCAGAAAACCTATGGAAATGGACAGGCAAAAACAAAATCGCGAGACACAGAAGATAAAATAGTTGCGTATCCTCTCACACCTCAAGAACAAATTGAACAAGGTGCTGGGGAATTACATGCGAATTTAAAAGCAGAATTATTAGCCAAAATTCAAGCACAAAGCCCACAATTTTTCGAGAGATTAGTTCTCAAACTACTGGTAAAAATGGGATATGGAGTCAATGGACATCATCGCCTCACTCAAAATACAGCGGACGGTGGCATTGATGGCATTATTTATGAAGATGAATTGGGCTTAAATAAAATTTATCTCCAGGCAAAATGTTGGCAAAATCCAATTAGTCGCCCTGAGCTACAAAAATTTGCAGGTGCTATTTCAGATAAAAACACGCCGAAAGGTGTCTTCATCACCACGTCTTATTTTTCTAAAGAGGCCGAAAGATATGCGCGTGAACACCAACGATTTACTATCGCCTTAATTGACGGCGATCGCCTCGCAGAACTCATGATTAAATATAAACTAGGCGTAGAAACGGATTACATCGTAGAAATCTGCCGACCAGATAATGATTTCTTTGATGAGGAATAATTGAGCTTTTGTATCCACTAGATTTAATCACGCCCCAATTTTCCATAAAATTTTGCGAAAATCGGGGCGTGTGGATTATTGGTATTGGGTTATCTTTTGTTTTTCTGCAATAACTTTTTTACGGATCTGTTTATACTTTTTATCTAGTAAAGCTGCATAATTTATGGAGCCTAAAAGCTTGTTATAAGTGGTTTCGAGCTTTTTCTTATCTAGTTTATCAGGTGACGTTTTTAATATATCTTTCCATGATTGTAATGCGGTATGTAATTCACGTAGGAAAGTATTTGGAAGGTGAGTATCACCATTTTTTATATATATGCCTGTCACCCTTCTAATTTTAAATGGCTTGAAAAGCAAAATTTTTTGAGTATTTATTTGATAACCATAAGATGTAATGATTTTTTTAAGTTGATATTTAAAATTATGAGGTATTGTTTTCCCTGAAAAAGTAAGATCATCTACAAAAATACTAAAACGTAAGTCATATTGATTGGATAGCTTAGCGATTTTTTCAAACATATTGAAATTTGTCCAAAAAGCTAAATGCATACTAAGTTGACTCCCAGTAGGCAACCTTCCTTCATGTGTGGTACATAGTTCCGAGAGGATAGTAGCGATGTTATGAGAACATTGAAGTTTATTTTTAAAAAATTTAAAAATTGCTTGTCTTTTAGTAGATGGAAAAAATTTTTCTATATCGGCTGTGAATACATGTAAATCCTCTTGGAGGTGAAGTTTGGCATTTTCAATGTGAGAAGCACCTTTTTTACCTGACATGAGATAATCTGGCATCGCTATTCGAGCAAGGAGATCACCAATTCGATAATGAATTTGCTTTAAGAGATTTTTAGGTGTTTGAATAATACGATGTTTTTTTGAAAATGAATGATAAAAATCTTTTAAATTTTCACGGACAAAGATTAGATCGTTTTGAGAAATATTAAGTATCTTTAAGAGTTTTTGTTCATACTGAATATTATAAAGTGGACTTTCTTCTAAATTATAGCTTTTATTTCTAGTATTAAGTTTAGTCATAATTTGATTTTGAGTCTGGCTGTTTAGTAGGGTAGGAAGCAGAGGTATACCACGTTAGGATATCAATTAATTTTTCGTGTGGAAAAACGTGCCATAGCATCTCTAGAAGAATACAAATATCAATAAGACGTTTGATAACTCTAGCAAGCACATTCAAGATTAAGTAAATTGAAGTAAGTATCTTAACAAAATTACTTAGTCTAGATGATAAACTTTTTTTGGTATCTGATACAGGTCGATTAATTTTATTAGTCATATTAGCTCCTTTTCTCATATTTTATACCGCGAATAAATTCGCTCCCTCACCTAAAATATGATAGCTCCAGTATCATTCTCCTCTGCTAAACTAATGCACAGCACTACTCACAGTGCTGTGCCCAAAAGATTTCCTAAAGGTTACTTAATGACTGCCTAAAGGTGCCTATTGGGATTAGGTGGAAACAATGTTTCCGAGTTATTCACTCAATGTTATATTGATGAGAAATGACCTAAGTAATCGACTTAAGTAGAGTAACAAACACACATAGACAAATCAAATAAAAAATATTTATATATCAATAAGTTATATTATTAAAAATTACTTATTTAGTAGTAAACTTATGAAATAAACAATTCCTAATTATTTGATTTGTATAATCCATTAATAACAAGTCGTACCTCTTTAAAATAATTATACTATCAAATAGTTATCAAAAATAATTAACTTTTGGATGTATTACATAGATTAAATTTATAGCATCTACCTTTAAAAAGGTATAGGATCACGGCATCTGTAGCTTGAAGGAATATTTATGAGTACACTTATGCAAAAAGATGTGTTGATTGAGGCGGTGGCGAATGCTAAGGCGATTTCAATCAATAAACATCAAGGAAAACATCCA from Actinobacillus delphinicola encodes the following:
- the mukB gene encoding chromosome partition protein MukB, which gives rise to MENKNNNVTQLSRGKFRSLTLVNWNGFFARTFDIDELVTTLSGGNGAGKSTTMAGFVTALIPDLTLLHFRNTTEAGASGGSRDKGLHGKLRPGVCYAVLEAENSRHERIFMGVRLQQVAGRDKKVDIKPFSLLKVRADITPTALLTDIINGQQARVLSLNDLAAKVEKLGGEFKQYHSIADYHSVMFDLGMLPKRLRSSADRTKFYKLIEASLYGGISSAITRSLRDYLLPENQGVKKAFADMESALRENRMTLEAIKMTQGDRDLFKHLITETTQYVAADYMRNANERRGNVEKALEFRRALFQAKTEQELAQHRLIDFSREAAMLSESEEGLEQEYQAASDFLNLVLNASRHQEKIDRYQEDVEELREKVEEQQVVLEEVSEEEEMQQAELETLEAQIDDLRDELADYQQALDAQQTRALQYQQAQQALEKAKTQCGLPQLTPENAADFHFEFEQKLDEMMETLLDFEQKMAISNTAKNQFDEAYQLLRKMVGDVAREDAWQIAQEVLDMYPQQKMQAQLAPQLRAKLQELDKRLAQQKNALQQLREFNQRTGLTLDTAEAFAEYAEEKTAEAEELEAQLVELTETRSELRQNQATLNAQYQEKSALAPSWLVAQSALDRLSEQSGTQFTSSQDVTQFMQTLLEKERALGLKREQLAAKRQQLDDQIARLSLPDGADDPRLTQLAERFQGVLLSELYDDVPVEDAPYFSALYGPARHGIVVRDLAAIKDELATLTDCPDDLYFIEGDPASFDDNVYTSEECEHGVVVQVSGRELRYSTFPQIPLFGRAAREKQLEVLQTEREIVQEEYASVAFDVQKCQRLSENFSQFVGLHLALAFQPNPEEQLAIIQQQRNEVERDLTAVQNQQQQAQQQLSSIKGQLQLIAKITPALDLIADESLMEEYELRREELVQAEEDEQFVRQNNVTMSQFMPIVNALRSDPANYDKLVADYAQIQQQQKRLQQHRFLLAEVVQRQAHFAYADVAVAETSELNKQLRAQLEQAQQRRETLRENVRQKHARATQYRQVLIELTSALQEKNKMLQELITEVGQLGVRVDANSEELARERRDNLHQQLANNRQRRQFVEKQLTLIESESENLTRRIHKAERDYHTQREIVVAAKASWEVVLRLSRQADMEKRLNRREFAYLSSEELRSMSDKALGALRTAVADNEYLRDSLRASEDNRKPENKVRFFIAVYQHLRERIRQDIIKTDDPIDAIEQMEVELARLTEELTTREKKLAISSESVANIMRKTIQREENRIRMLNQGLQNIAFGQVKSVRLVVNIRESHAALLDALTNKAENQDLFNDNRITFSEAMAKLYQRLNPQIDMGQRSAQTIGEALLDYRNYLDLEVEVYRGTDGWLRAESGALSTGEAIGTGMSILLMVVQSWEEESRRIRAKDILPCRLLFLDEAARLDAKSIATLFELCERLDMQLLIAAPENISPEKGTTYKLVRKITNNHEHVHVVGLRGFGAREE
- a CDS encoding restriction endonuclease yields the protein MQSHTELMFPVLQFFSDGEVHTKSETCDYGKSHFGFSPQELEERLNSGGLTYRSRIEWAITYLSYTKALNDTTRLLQRTKRATYQITPLGKKLAQDKNAYLNWYQKTYGNGQAKTKSRDTEDKIVAYPLTPQEQIEQGAGELHANLKAELLAKIQAQSPQFFERLVLKLLVKMGYGVNGHHRLTQNTADGGIDGIIYEDELGLNKIYLQAKCWQNPISRPELQKFAGAISDKNTPKGVFITTSYFSKEAERYAREHQRFTIALIDGDRLAELMIKYKLGVETDYIVEICRPDNDFFDEE
- a CDS encoding reverse transcriptase family protein translates to MTKLNTRNKSYNLEESPLYNIQYEQKLLKILNISQNDLIFVRENLKDFYHSFSKKHRIIQTPKNLLKQIHYRIGDLLARIAMPDYLMSGKKGASHIENAKLHLQEDLHVFTADIEKFFPSTKRQAIFKFFKNKLQCSHNIATILSELCTTHEGRLPTGSQLSMHLAFWTNFNMFEKIAKLSNQYDLRFSIFVDDLTFSGKTIPHNFKYQLKKIITSYGYQINTQKILLFKPFKIRRVTGIYIKNGDTHLPNTFLRELHTALQSWKDILKTSPDKLDKKKLETTYNKLLGSINYAALLDKKYKQIRKKVIAEKQKITQYQ